The Onychomys torridus chromosome 4, mOncTor1.1, whole genome shotgun sequence DNA window TGAGATTTCCTCTGAGGTCATAGTTCCAGGCTCCTGTCTTCCTGATTCCTCAACCAGAGGTAGTAGTATATGACGCAGAGGAAAGAATATAGCTTTGGAGTCGGGAGGGCCTAGGTGAGCATCAGCTGTACCTCTTGCCTTGAACTTCCCACTCTGAGGCTTGGTTCCCTCTTTAAAATGGAGACAGTAATGGTGTCCACATCTCAGGGTGCCCATGAGGATCTGATGAGATAATGTAGGAAGTTGCCTTGACCATAATGGACACCGAACACATACCAGGTTTTCTGTTTTCCCTCCCCAGGTTGGGTTGTCTCAGTGGTCCAGGGCCTTGAGTGCTGTAGGCTCACCTGATCTCTTCTAGTCCTCCATAAGTTGCTTCTTATGCCTCCATTTCTGCCCCTCTAGAACAGGGTTGATTCGATGAGTCAGGTAGTTGATGCCAGTGTTCCGGGATGCCAGTGTTCCGGGATGCCAGTGTTGTGATTGTTCTTTTAATGACCAACCACTGAATAACAAAGTAGGAAGGGAAGGCTGCTGCTCCCAAGAAGCTTCAGGTTGAGAGGAACCATAAACCCTTGAACAGTTCCTGGCCTGTGGGAGGGATTAAAGGAAGTTCATGGCAAACATGGATTCTGTAGACACATTACAGGTCCCTGCTTTGCCGGTGACCTGTAATGTGACTCTGAGCAAGATACAGATTTAGTATGTTTGCTTCCAATGTGAGTACCACACAGCTCTTAAGTCTTAGTTTCCTCCTCTGGCAGAGGAAGCCAAAGACCAGTACCTGATTTCAAGCTCGGCCCCGCCTCTAACCAGCATGTGAACGTCAGTGGGTCCCTTTGCCTCTTAGTGGTTTCCTTTCCTTGTCTAACAAGGGCTATTGCTGTGTGTATAATGGTGGGATGTGCATACAAGATGTGATATGTGAAGATGACTTGACCTATTGCTGTGTGTATAATGGTGGGATGTGCATACAAGATGTGATATGTGAAGATGACGACTTGACCTCTCTCCTGCCATCTGGTCATCTCCTATCCTTTCAGGCCACCTGGTtctcagctccccacccccacacacaggcCCTGCCCTCATCAGTGCTCTCAACATCCTAGAGGGCTTCAACCTTACCAGCCTGGTGGCCCGTGAGCAGGCACTTCACTGGGTAGCAGAGGTAAGGCCTGCTCTTCCCCCTCACCTGGATTTGAGAACACTAGAAATGGGAAAATGGAGTACCTCTTTGGAGAGGGACTAAACACTTTTGAGTTTTCTTAAACATGAGGATCCCCTGAGTGGAGGTGCTGGGAGGGGCCTGGCAGCCTTTTCCACATCCCTGCTATGTTTTCAGACCCTGAAGATTGCATTGGCCCTGGCTAGCAGACTGGGAGATCCTGTCTACGATTCTACCATCACTGAGAGCATGGATGACATGCTCAGGTTTGTCCTGGGATATGACCCTGGGTGCTGTAGAAATTGGGGTAGATATGGGAGAAGGGATCGGGTAAAATTTGAGCTAGTGAAGTGTCAGGTCCCTTTCAGCTGAACCCTGACTCAGTGTGACACTAGGTGCCCCTAACTGTATCACCTTCCCTGTCTGCACAGTGAGTTGGTCAACTGCTTATGAATCCTTCTTGACCCCTGCATGTACCTAACCTGTGTGGACACAACTGGTCTCCACTTTGCATAGAAAAGACAAATGTGAGAGCAACAAAGTAGTCTCTGTGCAAATGCTGTTGTTGATGGGGGCTTTTAAGGGGCTATATCTTGGCCAGCAGCACAGTAGTGAGGTTAGACTCTGGTGTGACTGCCtctgttacatctacactttaACATTTGCTAACTGTCACTCTGGGAGAGTCATGGAAACTCACTAAGTCAGATTTCACAAGGAGCCTGGCAGTACTGTATCCACTCTGTGAGGTTTTGATGAAATAAcctgtaaataaatgaaagaataacaTGTAAATAGCCCATTAACTGGGAACACAGTAAATGTGCAATAAGTgaaattattattactaattgGCCATAGAAGTAAGGATGGGTTGATTGTTTGGCTGCTACTGTACCTGACTTACAGTCTAGCTTCAGGAAAATCAGAAAGCAAAAAATGTGGTTAGTGTAAATTTGCACTATTACTCAAATATCACTCTATATGTTACATTGTGAGCGACTTATGATTTAAAAGCAAAAAGATGGGAATTTGGGGGGTTCAGAGAAAGGGATGCATAGTTGCAAATAACAGGAGTAAGTTCCAGAGGCCTCTTGCATAGCATGGTGACTATAATTAATGTCAAGTCATTGTATTTTGAATAATACAAAGAGTTTGGTATTTTCACtaccaaaaatgataactgtggGCTATCAAAGTTGTTAATTAATAATATCTGACCATTCCTCCATGTGTATGTACATCCTCCTCAAAACATCATGCTGGTGGCTtgtatctataattccagcaaacaggaggatgaggcaggaggattgccaaaagttcaaggtcagctgggactacatagtaagttacagATCAACCTGAGATATAATATGAGCTGCTTTATATGAAACACATCTAATTTTACCTTTCAGTTTAAAACTATGGATCCTGGGGCGATAGCTCGGTGGTTAAAATCACTTTCAGCACAAgcgtggggacctgagtttgaatccctattCCCCATATAAAAACCTAGCAGGGGTGTCTGTAGTTTTAGCAACCTCTTAAGGTGGTGATAAGAGTTcctagaagccagcctggtatatacaGTGGAAAAAACAGCAGAGAGCCTGCTTCAAAGTGGACAGTGAGGACAGATGCCCATGattgttttctgatctccacatgtacatCATGTCATGTGTACACCATAGCAGACGTgtgccctcacacacacaaatgcacacacgcTATAACAAAAGTTACTATCGtggtgggtatggtggcatacacttttaaccccagcactctggaggcagaggcagacagatctctgaatttaagaCCAACTTAGTCTACctagtgagtaccaggccagccagggctagaaagagagatcctgtctcaaaaagccgaAGTTAATATCATTTATCAAGACAAGTGAAAACCAATGAACATCAAAGAAGTGAGGACAAGGCGTGAAGACTAAGCCTGGCCTGCCACCCAAGGCCCTGCAGCTCACAGCGGGGTCATCAGCCTTTTGGGTTGAAAGCCAAAATGAATGTCTTTGGTAGTTCTTGCTAACTTATCATTCCCTAATCACTACAAATAGCTCAACACACAGTTATTAGCAGCGATAATGGAGATCTCTTCAGTTGGGCTTAATTTAAGCATGAGAACTTTAGCTCTAAAACATGCCTgcatttatatgaaatatatgcaACTATTTCAGTTAGTAAATAGTTGTTGAGGGCTTACTGTGTTTTCTTTACCCTGAAAAATAGAAAACCTAGTAACAAATAAAGATCCCCATATACAAAAATCTTCCTTCAACTAAAATATTgcagctttctctccctcctcttgggacagaatcttgctatgtagccaagccTGGCCCCTAGTTCTGAGCTAGCACTTAGAAATCTTCCACTTCTACCCCCTAAATGTGGAGATTAGAGTTATTCACCAACAAACACTCCTAGCTTCTAaccaaatgttttgtttgtttgttttgctttattaatttttttattttatgtgcattggtgtttgtcctacatgtatgtctatgtaaggATGCCGgatttcttggaactggagttacaaacagttgtgagctgccatgtggatgctgggaattgaacctgggtcctctagaagagcagccagtggttgttggttttttttgttgttattgtttgtttgtttgtttgttttttgatccTTAACATTttgtagccagtgttcttaaccactgagccatgtctccagcctcctgactaaatgctttttaaaactttattttattttattttatttttaatgatgatgatgatgtgtggtacatgtatgcatgtggggcCATATACttgccactgtgtgtgtggaggtcagaggacaactttgtggaaccAGTTCTCCCCATCTACcttaatgtgagttctggggattgaactcaggctgtcaggcttgcacagaaagtgtctttacccactaagccatctaacTTGTGGGCCCTATCTaactaaattcttttctttttttaaacctttttagagctttattgacagagagagggagagagggagaaagagagggagagagtgagagagagagagagagagagagaagaagagagagagacagagagacagcgcggagggaagagagaagggggcctAACCAAATTCTTAATGAACTTTAGTTCCAAACTACAAACATTAGACCAAGTCAGTCAAGCTTGTTTATTCCAAACAAGTATCTCAGAGCATCCACTGGGCCCCAGACACTTTCATAGAAAGGAGTAGAGCCAAATAACCATGATTCTTGACCAGAAcgttaagtaaaataaaaagctggCTCTGGATTCTGCATAACACCTAAATAAGTTGATTCAAAAGTTATTTTCTGGGGGTTTCCTATGCATTAGCTGTGTGATCTACCATGGTAGGCTTAATATCCCGGTGAAGAAGGCAGATTTAACCAAGTGTTCGCATGACCATCACAGACAGGTGGGATGCTACaagagctgctgtgagctcacTCCTCTACCACCTCCTTTGCAGCAAGGTGGAGGCCGCCAACTTCCGGGGCCACATCAGTGACTCCCAGGCAGcccctgcccctctcctccctgtctATGAGCTGGATGGGGCTCCCACAGCCGCCCAGGTGCTGGTCATGGGCCCTGATGACTTCATTGTGGCCATGGTCAGGTATGTCAGCTCAGGCTTAGAACCAGTGACAAGAAGTCATTCCCAGCAGGATGGAACGGGAGCTGGGTAGGGTGAAGGCAGCCACAGGGCTCACTCAGCCTCTCCTCTGCCCGCCCAGCTCCCTGAACCGGCCCTTTGGTAGCGGTCTCGTCACTCCCTCTGGGATTCTACTCAACAGCCAGATGCTGGACTTCTCCTGGCCCAACAGGACTGCTAACCACTCTGCACCCAGCCTGGTAGGCTCTTGCTTCCCTACTCTCCCAGGGACCTTGAGGCCAGATAGGGCATGCAGCACTATGGATCTTCCTTCCCCCCTGTTTCTTTTAAGAACTTCTGCTTTAAGGAAACAAGATGTTCACTTCATCCCCATCTGTGCTAAATATGGAGCATGGAGGCTGGTGGGTCCAAGGAATCCTGTGCCATTCTGTCACAATTTTAGTAAAGATTAGGAAAGTATTGCCTCCTCTATGGGCAGTGAGACCACTGACCCCCATTTGTTGCTTGGGCTCTTGCTAAGGTTATATAATGCTGGGCTGGTGCTCAAATCTGTGACTGGACACCAAAGAGGGGCCAGGAGGAGGAAGTTAGGTATTACCGTCCCCTTGGAGACCAGCACTTACACTCTGGCAAGTTTCCTATAGggcaaagacacagggatggtCCAATGGGAATTCTACTGTCTCCATTACCATTTTTCTCAGCTCAGTCTTTTCCCCATCCATCCATACCAACCTCACAGCTCAGTGGTTCCACGGCTTACTTGTTCTTTCCATGCTAGTCTTCCAGGAACACTTCCTCTTTCTCAGACAGCACATTGTTGCCAGCAAGGGACCCATCTCCCAGGAGCTGGACTTGTGGGCCGCATAGAAGAGCAGTGGGGATAGTGATAGACTGGTCCTTCCCCTGGGTTGCTCTGCTCTAcatctcccttttcatctctgccCTCTGGCAACAGGAGAACTCAGTACAGCCAGGGAAGCGGCCCCTCTCCTTCCTGCTGCCCACTGTAGTCCGACCAGCAGAGGGGCTCTGTGGGACCTACCTCGCTCTGGGGGCCAATGGAGCTGCCCGAGGCCTCAGTGGCCTGACCCAGGTGAGATGTACTCCATTTTGAGTCTTTTGTAGTCAGGAGCCATGCTGTGACCGGGTCTGCAGATGCCCCATGTATCTCTGAGTTGTTTTCATCACTTTCCTGGAAATCTTGAGCTATAACATTGTACCAGGCCTGTGCTGGGCAcaggtgggctgggctgggcttcaTAGTGAAAGTGGGGCCCCCGAAGCTCTCTGTCTCCACAAGTTCCAGGGGAAATCGCAGGGCCCGTAGAATTCAGAAATAATTTAACATCTGGGTTGCTTGTGTTCTGTAAGCCTCAAGTCCCATCATCCCCTGTTCTGTATCTGAATAGACCACCAGCCCTCTGTGGGGTCTTATTTTGAAAGGAAGGTGCTGCTGCTCTTCAGAATACCTCAAGACAGTTCCATGAGTGCCTTTGAACACCTGACACACACCAGGCTCGTATTTTTGATGAGCTAACTCTGGAATTAGACTCCCGTGAGTTCCGGCCCAAGGGCTGCCAATCTTCAGCTGTGTGATGCTGGGGAAATCCCTTAACCATCCTGAACCTTAGTATCCTTGCCTGTGAAGTGGAGATAACAATAGCTAACATCACAGAGTCCTTACTAAGTGCTAGGCTAGTGATGTGTATGTTGACCCCTTAACAACTGTGGGAGGGATGACTGTTTTGATTTTacaaagaaggaaactgaagctCAGACAGGTTAAGAAGTTGGCTCAAGTGCATTGGCTAGTAGCACTGAAGAGAAAGTTCCGTTCTAGTGTCTATCCAACCCCTGACCATTAAGCTGAAACTCCCCCTATTGATCCCTAAATCACCCTAACTGTTAAGCCTGCCTTCTCGGAGGGAAGACAAGGAAGCCCTTGGCTAGATTATAGAATACTGATGCCAGTAATACCTCTTCCTTCAACTCTAAAACGGAGTCACGTGGCTCTCAGGttcctcctctgtgaaatggggacagtTATCATAGGTTTCCAGAGCTATTGCAAGGCTTAGATGACACACCTAGTGTAAGCTTTCTAGAGACTAAAGAGTTTGGACCCAGGACGAGAGCTATGAAGTCTTGAATCATTGTCCCCAGAACAGCTCTGATGTTTTGGCTCCTTGCCTGCCCACAGGTTCTACTGAATGTCCTGACGTTGAACCGGAACCTGAGTGACAGCCTGGCCCGAGGACGGCTCCACCCAGACCTGCAGTCCAACCTCCTGCAGGTGGACAGTGAGTGCAGAGCAAATTCCTCTAGGATGGGCACAGGGATTGGTGGAGAAGGGCTCTCCCAGggtttttcctgccttttcttcctttttgtgaaggtttggggcagggtgggggtggggttcccATAACAAATTCTTGTAGAGCTAATGTAAGATCTGGGGATTGGAACCACCTTGACATTTCCCGACTTTGTGACAATAGGAAATCCATGTCTCAACTCTCgagacttcattttcttcttataaAATGAGATAATAGCTGTTTTAGGAAAAGTTTCATTCAGTGGTGTATGAtgaacacctactatgtgccaagcaT harbors:
- the Ggt7 gene encoding glutathione hydrolase 7 isoform X4 is translated as MVKGLHEAHQLYGRLPWSQVLAFAAAVAQDGFNVTHDLAHALAERLPPNASDRFLETFLPSGHPPLPGSLLRRPDLAEVLDILGMAGPAAFYNGGNLTLEMVAEAQHAGGVITEEDFHNYSALTEKPVCGVYRGHLVLSSPPPHTGPALISALNILEGFNLTSLVAREQALHWVAETLKIALALASRLGDPVYDSTITESMDDMLSKVEAANFRGHISDSQAAPAPLLPVYELDGAPTAAQVLVMGPDDFIVAMVSSLNRPFGSGLVTPSGILLNSQMLDFSWPNRTANHSAPSLENSVQPGKRPLSFLLPTVVRPAEGLCGTYLALGANGAARGLSGLTQVLLNVLTLNRNLSDSLARGRLHPDLQSNLLQVDSEFTEEEIEFLEARGHHVEKVDVLSWVHGSRRTNNFIIAVKDPRSPDAAGATIL